Proteins found in one Sporosarcina jeotgali genomic segment:
- the pth gene encoding aminoacyl-tRNA hydrolase, giving the protein MKMIIGLGNPGKQYASTRHNVGFQAIDLLAEQLNAPAMQTKFNGMITTVRVGTEKVMLVKPLTYMNLSGECVRPLMDYYEVNDDEIVVIYDDLDLTPGKLRLRAKGGAGGHNGMKSLIAHLGTNEFNRIRIGVGRPDGPMSVADYVLGAFSKDEQPMIQEAVEKSASACRSWTDRPFLEIMNEYNGA; this is encoded by the coding sequence ATGAAAATGATAATCGGGCTCGGGAATCCGGGCAAACAATATGCGTCAACCCGTCATAATGTCGGGTTCCAAGCAATCGACTTGTTAGCAGAACAGCTTAACGCGCCTGCTATGCAAACGAAATTCAATGGAATGATTACTACAGTCCGTGTTGGAACGGAAAAAGTCATGCTCGTCAAACCGTTAACGTATATGAACCTATCCGGTGAATGTGTGCGTCCTCTCATGGATTATTACGAAGTGAACGATGATGAAATTGTCGTCATTTATGATGATCTTGATTTGACACCTGGAAAGTTGCGTCTTCGCGCAAAAGGCGGTGCTGGCGGACATAACGGTATGAAATCATTGATTGCCCATTTAGGAACTAACGAATTCAATAGGATTCGTATTGGTGTTGGAAGACCTGATGGACCTATGAGTGTTGCGGATTACGTATTAGGTGCATTCAGTAAAGATGAGCAGCCGATGATCCAAGAAGCCGTGGAAAAAAGTGCATCCGCTTGTCGTTCTTGGACTGACCGGCCATTTCTCGAGATTATGAACGAATATAACGGCGCTTAA
- a CDS encoding anti-sigma-F factor Fin, with translation MISYRCKHCQTEIGSIPFASVEETIRELLKADGTNKERFVEVTHKGGLEVRCICEQCERAMHASPEYYTVDKWLQ, from the coding sequence GTGATTTCTTATCGTTGTAAACATTGCCAAACTGAAATCGGTTCAATTCCGTTCGCATCCGTTGAGGAAACGATCCGTGAATTACTAAAGGCTGATGGAACGAACAAGGAGCGCTTTGTCGAAGTGACCCATAAGGGAGGGCTCGAGGTTCGTTGTATTTGCGAACAGTGCGAGCGCGCGATGCATGCGTCTCCGGAATACTACACAGTTGATAAGTGGCTTCAATAA
- the mfd gene encoding transcription-repair coupling factor — translation MDSLVNYYEMTAETVRLTSELKQGHDRQLLTGLTGGAKTLLFQALQADTGRPMLIVSPNMLQAQRTYEDLVKLLGESHVHLYPAEELVAADFAFASFELRAGRIDTLNHLATQTEGIYITPVAGLKKIVPSKERWESSTLSASVGDSIETDEWLQHLTSMGYTRQDMVTAPGEFALRGGILDVYPLTAEDPVRIELFDTDIDSIRTFSAEDQRSTGKLDQLILLPANEFTWTAEDLQQIADKLEAALSKSLKKVKDELVKENLLLSISGDIELMRSGIQPENMVKYAGFAGDRVTELGSYLPENALVVFDEINRIQETAATLEKDEEEWRMSLLEEGKIVHDAKLSVSFTEAHAALNTKTIYMSLFTRSLPGITVKEIISYSCKPMQQFHGQMNLLKSEMERWQHNQFNVFILAEGKERVDQVHSILQDYDIDATENGAATKEGMITVVDGSLHAGFELPLQRLAVITDGELFKGKPKRKTRPQKASNAERIKNYSEIQPGDYIVHVNHGIGKYYGVVTLEVSGISKDYLDIRYRGEDKLFVPADQIDLIQKYVASGDKEPKLHKLGGAEWKKTKTKVTAAVKDIADDLIKLYAEREAQKGYAFSEDDDLQRSFENAFPYEETEDQLRSIVEVKQDMEKERPMDRLLCGDVGYGKTEVAIRAAFKAVSDGKQVAFLVPTTILAQQHYETMKARFADFPLEVSLLNRFRSKKQQTETKKGLKNGTIDVVVGTHRLLSKDVAYQDLGLLIVDEEQRFGVTHKEKLKQLKTNVDVLTLTATPIPRTLHMSMIGVRDLSIIETPPANRFPVQTYVMENNLALTREAIEREMSRGGQVFYLYNRVEDMAKKVDEIRQLVPEARVGFAHGQMGEAALEEVILSFLEGEYDVLVTTTIIETGIDIPNVNTLLVHNADRMGLSQLYQLRGRVGRSNRVAYAYFLYERDKVLTEVAENRLQAIKEFTELGSGFKIAMRDLSIRGAGNLLGSQQHGFIDSVGFDLYSQMLQDAVEEKQTGISKEDRPDLEISLPINAYLPDTYIKDGYQKIQMYKRVKAIEAEEDFNELWDEMTDRFGDLPFEAELLMRVGRIKAWGKAAGVVSIKKRQAMIEIRFSSEGTAKIDGAKLVSETLNYGRAVGFTMDNGTLLIKIDDRRLGQHTEFDILEAIMQLLQDASKETSEVDAG, via the coding sequence ATGGATTCACTAGTAAACTACTACGAAATGACTGCAGAGACGGTGCGGTTGACGAGCGAACTCAAACAAGGACACGACCGCCAGCTGCTAACCGGATTAACGGGTGGTGCAAAGACACTCCTATTCCAAGCACTGCAAGCAGACACCGGCCGTCCGATGCTCATTGTTTCACCCAATATGCTGCAAGCTCAGCGTACATACGAGGACCTCGTCAAGCTATTGGGCGAATCTCACGTGCATTTATATCCTGCAGAAGAGCTGGTTGCTGCAGATTTTGCTTTTGCCAGCTTTGAACTTCGTGCAGGACGTATCGATACACTAAATCATTTGGCGACACAGACAGAAGGCATCTATATTACCCCTGTTGCGGGTTTGAAAAAGATTGTTCCTTCTAAAGAAAGATGGGAAAGCAGCACATTATCCGCGTCTGTAGGGGACTCCATTGAAACAGATGAGTGGCTGCAGCACTTGACGAGTATGGGGTACACCCGGCAAGACATGGTGACAGCACCCGGTGAATTTGCATTGCGCGGCGGTATTTTAGATGTTTATCCGCTTACTGCGGAAGATCCTGTAAGAATTGAATTGTTTGATACAGATATCGATTCCATTCGAACATTTTCTGCAGAAGATCAGCGGTCTACAGGTAAGCTGGACCAGCTGATTCTTCTGCCGGCAAATGAGTTTACATGGACTGCGGAAGACCTTCAGCAAATCGCAGACAAGCTAGAGGCAGCACTTTCTAAAAGCTTGAAGAAAGTGAAAGACGAGCTCGTCAAAGAGAATTTATTGCTTTCAATATCAGGAGATATCGAACTGATGAGGTCGGGTATTCAGCCTGAGAATATGGTGAAGTACGCCGGATTTGCAGGAGACAGAGTAACGGAACTCGGAAGTTATTTACCGGAAAATGCACTTGTTGTGTTTGATGAAATCAATCGCATACAAGAAACCGCAGCAACCCTTGAAAAAGATGAAGAAGAATGGCGCATGTCTTTATTGGAGGAAGGGAAAATTGTTCATGACGCCAAGTTATCTGTTTCATTTACAGAAGCCCATGCAGCATTGAATACGAAAACGATTTACATGTCGTTATTCACAAGAAGTTTGCCTGGAATAACGGTGAAGGAAATCATCTCGTATTCATGCAAACCGATGCAGCAGTTCCACGGGCAAATGAATTTGTTGAAGTCCGAAATGGAACGTTGGCAGCACAATCAGTTCAATGTGTTCATCCTTGCTGAAGGGAAAGAACGTGTCGATCAGGTTCACTCTATTTTGCAGGACTATGATATTGATGCAACAGAGAATGGAGCCGCGACAAAAGAAGGCATGATAACAGTAGTGGACGGCAGTCTGCATGCGGGCTTTGAACTCCCGCTGCAACGTCTTGCCGTTATTACGGACGGGGAACTTTTTAAAGGGAAACCGAAGCGCAAGACACGTCCGCAAAAGGCATCGAATGCTGAACGAATTAAGAATTACTCGGAAATCCAACCTGGCGATTACATCGTTCACGTCAATCATGGTATTGGTAAGTACTATGGGGTCGTCACATTGGAAGTCAGCGGGATCAGCAAAGACTATCTCGATATTCGGTACCGCGGCGAAGACAAGCTGTTTGTCCCTGCGGATCAAATCGACTTAATCCAAAAATATGTGGCGTCTGGTGATAAGGAGCCGAAGCTTCATAAATTAGGCGGGGCCGAGTGGAAGAAGACAAAAACAAAAGTTACTGCTGCGGTAAAAGATATTGCAGATGATCTTATTAAACTCTACGCAGAACGAGAAGCACAAAAAGGCTATGCGTTTTCTGAAGACGATGATCTTCAGCGTTCGTTTGAAAATGCGTTTCCTTATGAGGAAACGGAGGATCAGCTCCGCTCGATTGTGGAAGTGAAACAGGATATGGAAAAGGAACGGCCAATGGATCGGCTGTTGTGCGGGGACGTTGGTTACGGGAAAACGGAAGTGGCGATCCGAGCTGCTTTCAAAGCGGTTTCAGACGGAAAACAAGTTGCATTCCTAGTACCGACCACCATTTTAGCGCAGCAGCACTATGAGACTATGAAGGCCAGGTTTGCAGACTTTCCGCTAGAAGTATCGTTGTTAAATCGTTTCCGCTCCAAGAAACAACAAACAGAAACGAAAAAAGGGCTTAAAAATGGAACAATCGATGTTGTCGTAGGGACGCACCGACTGCTTTCTAAAGATGTAGCCTATCAAGACCTTGGACTTCTGATCGTCGATGAAGAACAGCGTTTCGGTGTCACGCACAAAGAAAAACTAAAGCAGCTGAAGACGAATGTCGATGTCTTAACACTAACGGCCACACCGATTCCAAGAACGCTGCATATGTCCATGATCGGAGTCCGAGATTTGTCTATTATCGAAACGCCGCCAGCGAACCGTTTCCCTGTTCAAACGTATGTCATGGAAAATAACCTTGCGTTAACACGTGAAGCCATAGAACGTGAGATGTCCCGAGGCGGCCAGGTCTTCTATCTCTATAATCGAGTGGAGGACATGGCGAAGAAGGTGGATGAAATCCGTCAGCTTGTTCCTGAAGCTCGTGTCGGCTTTGCCCATGGACAAATGGGGGAAGCGGCATTAGAGGAAGTCATTCTTAGTTTCCTCGAGGGGGAATACGACGTTCTTGTTACGACAACGATCATTGAAACGGGAATCGATATCCCGAACGTCAATACGCTGCTTGTACACAACGCAGATCGAATGGGACTTTCTCAGTTGTATCAGCTAAGAGGGCGAGTCGGACGTTCAAATCGTGTGGCATACGCGTATTTCCTATATGAACGTGACAAAGTGCTAACGGAAGTTGCGGAAAACCGGCTTCAAGCGATCAAAGAGTTCACGGAACTAGGTTCAGGTTTTAAAATCGCGATGCGTGATTTGTCTATCCGCGGCGCAGGAAATCTGCTCGGTTCCCAGCAGCATGGATTCATCGACTCTGTCGGGTTTGACTTGTATTCACAAATGCTGCAAGACGCAGTTGAAGAGAAACAGACAGGTATTTCTAAAGAGGATCGTCCCGATTTGGAAATTTCACTCCCAATCAACGCCTACTTACCGGATACGTACATTAAAGACGGCTATCAAAAAATCCAGATGTACAAACGTGTTAAAGCAATTGAAGCAGAAGAAGACTTTAACGAGTTGTGGGATGAAATGACAGACCGCTTCGGGGACTTGCCATTCGAAGCTGAATTATTAATGCGTGTCGGACGCATCAAGGCATGGGGGAAAGCAGCAGGCGTGGTATCGATTAAGAAACGGCAAGCAATGATTGAAATTCGCTTTTCATCCGAAGGAACCGCAAAAATAGATGGAGCCAAACTTGTTTCGGAGACGCTCAATTACGGTCGGGCTGTCGGATTTACTATGGATAATGGTACTTTACTCATTAAAATCGATGATCGACGATTAGGACAGCACACGGAGTTCGATATATTGGAAGCGATTATGCAGCTTTTACAAGATGCATCTAAGGAAACATCTGAAGTCGATGCCGGATAG
- the spoVT gene encoding stage V sporulation protein T, translating to MKATGIVRRIDDLGRVVIPKEIRRTLRIREGDPLEIFTDRDGEVILKKYSPISELGQFAVEYAETLYQTLGTPTLISDRDEVIAVAGLAKKDYMNRQISADAEEMLTKRTMITEKLEKTVEWVPGQTEQVKSYCVTPIVVNGDTIGAIYLLSKVHFIGEAEQKTAETAALFLAKQMEQ from the coding sequence ATGAAGGCAACCGGTATCGTCCGCAGAATCGATGACTTAGGAAGAGTGGTCATCCCGAAAGAGATTAGACGAACACTTCGGATACGAGAAGGAGATCCACTCGAAATTTTTACAGACCGTGATGGGGAAGTCATTTTAAAGAAATATTCCCCGATTTCAGAGCTCGGCCAGTTTGCAGTAGAATACGCTGAAACCCTTTATCAAACACTTGGTACTCCGACACTCATCAGTGATCGGGATGAAGTAATTGCTGTAGCGGGGCTTGCGAAAAAAGACTACATGAATCGGCAAATCTCTGCGGATGCAGAAGAAATGTTAACGAAGCGTACAATGATCACTGAAAAGTTGGAGAAGACGGTTGAATGGGTACCTGGACAAACCGAACAGGTGAAATCGTATTGTGTGACGCCCATTGTCGTAAACGGCGATACGATTGGAGCCATTTACCTTCTCTCCAAAGTCCATTTCATTGGTGAAGCGGAACAGAAAACTGCTGAAACGGCAGCTCTGTTTTTGGCAAAACAAATGGAACAATAA
- a CDS encoding putative polysaccharide biosynthesis protein, protein MAASEWNMKTFMKGASILTISALIVKLLGAVYRVPFQNLVGDKGFYIYQQVYPFIGIFIIWTTYGAAVAISKLLASTQRAEERRAILRLSFVYLGVLSLIAFATLFSGASLIAALMGDAELAPLLRTGAYVLLVMPFLAVFKGTFQSRGEMVPIAVSNVGEQGIRVAIILIGTWAAVQSGASLYETGTVAVWGAVIGQTAGVILLAFWSRKSVRVPAAAIDKRKVIKELTLISLSISASSLILLLYQMADAFTVLNLLKESGVHEDMAMMEKGVYDRGQPLVQLGSLIATTLAMAIVPLIAHHTAKSEGRSAWTFVQLTYRVAIMFGWAAAAGLALLLPQVNVLLFETDEGSFALAVYCIQVFWLSLILPLCAILQGSGSGKVPAILLLFGFGVKIISNVLLIPLYGITGAAVAGNIGFAITAAALLIYFKRRYPEQLAPVRFYGWILLATVAMGGIVELWLTIMKTVTQDAGSRSVAALSAFPAVVVGALVFLVIIMKARILAERDWYLLPFGKRLARVQLLLTKKKR, encoded by the coding sequence ATGGCGGCATCGGAATGGAATATGAAAACATTCATGAAAGGTGCCTCGATCTTAACGATATCTGCACTAATCGTGAAATTGCTTGGGGCTGTCTATCGCGTTCCATTTCAAAACTTGGTCGGGGACAAAGGGTTTTATATTTATCAACAAGTATATCCTTTCATTGGGATCTTCATTATCTGGACAACGTACGGAGCGGCAGTTGCAATATCCAAATTATTGGCAAGTACACAGCGTGCTGAAGAACGTCGTGCCATTTTAAGGTTATCTTTTGTATACTTAGGTGTTTTAAGTCTCATTGCGTTCGCCACTCTGTTTTCAGGGGCGTCTTTAATTGCCGCTCTCATGGGCGACGCTGAATTGGCACCGCTATTGCGTACCGGCGCTTATGTACTGCTCGTCATGCCTTTTCTTGCTGTATTTAAAGGAACCTTTCAATCACGTGGCGAAATGGTACCAATCGCAGTTTCAAACGTAGGTGAACAAGGAATTCGAGTGGCCATTATTTTAATCGGCACTTGGGCAGCGGTCCAATCCGGTGCTTCGTTATACGAAACCGGAACAGTTGCTGTATGGGGAGCTGTTATCGGTCAGACGGCAGGTGTCATCCTGCTTGCGTTTTGGAGCCGGAAATCAGTACGGGTCCCTGCCGCAGCTATTGATAAAAGAAAAGTAATTAAAGAACTCACACTGATTAGTTTAAGTATCAGCGCAAGCTCACTTATATTGCTGCTGTATCAGATGGCGGATGCGTTTACCGTTTTGAATTTATTGAAGGAATCAGGCGTTCATGAAGACATGGCAATGATGGAAAAAGGGGTATACGACCGCGGGCAGCCGCTAGTACAGCTAGGCAGTCTCATTGCAACAACACTTGCCATGGCGATTGTTCCGCTCATTGCACACCATACCGCAAAATCCGAGGGACGCAGTGCATGGACGTTTGTTCAGTTGACATACCGCGTAGCCATTATGTTTGGCTGGGCAGCGGCGGCAGGACTTGCTCTATTATTGCCTCAGGTAAATGTCCTGCTGTTTGAAACGGATGAAGGATCATTCGCACTTGCTGTCTATTGCATACAAGTTTTCTGGCTGTCTTTAATTTTGCCTCTGTGTGCAATTTTGCAAGGTTCAGGCTCAGGCAAAGTTCCAGCAATTCTTCTGCTCTTCGGCTTTGGAGTGAAAATCATCTCGAACGTCCTGCTTATTCCGCTATACGGAATAACGGGTGCAGCAGTTGCTGGAAACATAGGCTTCGCCATAACTGCGGCAGCCTTACTCATTTACTTTAAGCGGAGATATCCAGAACAGCTGGCCCCAGTACGTTTTTACGGTTGGATTTTACTCGCGACGGTTGCGATGGGGGGCATAGTTGAATTGTGGTTAACAATTATGAAGACCGTTACTCAGGACGCGGGCTCAAGATCTGTTGCAGCACTTTCTGCGTTTCCAGCAGTCGTAGTAGGGGCTCTCGTATTCTTAGTGATTATTATGAAAGCCCGCATCTTGGCAGAAAGAGACTGGTATTTGCTGCCTTTCGGGAAGCGATTGGCACGCGTACAATTATTATTGACGAAAAAGAAAAGGTGA
- the mazG gene encoding nucleoside triphosphate pyrophosphohydrolase, which produces MYPITIVGLGSGELDQLSVGVYRKLKAAQTLVVRTDQHPAVDELKSEGVQMTSFDNVYESQDAFEAVYDEIVERLLKMAEEHAVTYAVPGHPLVAERTVQLLIEREKTGQAILDIAGGNSFLDPIFAALRIDPIEGFQLVDGTELRQDDVQMRQHVLIGQVYDSFVASDVKLTLLEKYAVDHPVTIVTAAGTSGEEVRTVPLVELDRETRIDNLTTVYVPPVVEQTDRLKEWQTFREIIAKLRSPEGCPWDREQTHESLKRFMIEEAHEVLDAIDREDDNDLIEELGDVLLQVFLHAQIGEDDGYFTIEDILQAVGDKMIRRHPHVFGEIEVADSDEVLKNWQDIKSEEKPKKDSLLDGQALSSSSLLTSFNYQKAAARVGFDWPDVAGAFEKFEEEWQEFKVEVAEGTQDSRTDELGDVFFTLVNIARFLKLSPEEAMQHANQKFSNRFSYIERSVTAGRGSFDDYTVDELEEFWQQAKRIGGNQDET; this is translated from the coding sequence ATGTATCCAATTACAATTGTAGGACTTGGTTCAGGTGAACTGGATCAGCTTTCCGTTGGTGTTTATCGTAAACTAAAAGCTGCACAGACACTCGTTGTCCGTACAGATCAGCATCCAGCGGTAGACGAATTGAAATCTGAAGGCGTACAAATGACGAGTTTTGACAATGTGTACGAATCTCAAGATGCGTTTGAAGCAGTTTACGATGAAATCGTAGAGCGGTTATTGAAGATGGCGGAAGAACATGCAGTCACGTATGCAGTGCCGGGTCATCCACTCGTTGCGGAGCGGACGGTTCAATTGCTCATTGAGCGGGAAAAGACGGGGCAGGCTATTCTCGACATTGCAGGAGGGAATAGCTTCCTGGATCCAATATTTGCTGCGCTTCGGATTGATCCGATTGAAGGATTTCAGTTAGTAGACGGCACAGAGTTACGTCAAGACGATGTGCAGATGCGTCAGCACGTTCTGATTGGCCAAGTGTATGATTCATTCGTTGCGTCGGACGTGAAATTGACGCTCTTGGAAAAGTACGCAGTGGACCATCCCGTCACAATCGTGACAGCTGCGGGCACGTCTGGTGAAGAAGTGCGTACCGTTCCTCTAGTTGAACTGGACCGGGAAACACGTATCGATAATTTAACGACTGTTTACGTGCCGCCCGTCGTTGAACAGACGGATCGTTTAAAAGAATGGCAGACATTCCGCGAGATTATCGCAAAACTGCGGAGTCCTGAAGGATGTCCATGGGATCGCGAGCAGACACATGAATCGTTGAAGCGATTCATGATTGAAGAAGCACATGAAGTGCTGGACGCGATTGACCGTGAAGATGATAATGATTTGATTGAAGAATTAGGTGATGTACTGCTGCAAGTATTCTTGCATGCGCAAATCGGCGAGGATGATGGATACTTCACGATCGAGGACATTTTGCAGGCAGTTGGCGATAAGATGATTCGCAGACACCCGCACGTATTTGGGGAAATTGAAGTGGCGGATTCTGATGAAGTCTTGAAAAACTGGCAAGATATTAAGAGTGAAGAGAAACCGAAGAAGGATTCATTGCTGGATGGGCAAGCGTTATCCAGTTCGTCTCTTCTGACGTCGTTCAACTACCAGAAAGCTGCCGCGCGAGTTGGATTTGACTGGCCGGATGTTGCAGGTGCGTTTGAAAAGTTCGAAGAGGAGTGGCAGGAATTCAAGGTTGAAGTGGCAGAGGGAACTCAGGACTCACGGACAGATGAGCTCGGGGACGTCTTTTTCACGCTTGTGAATATCGCGCGTTTCTTAAAACTATCTCCTGAGGAAGCCATGCAGCACGCCAATCAGAAATTTAGTAATCGTTTTTCTTACATCGAGCGTTCTGTAACAGCAGGCCGCGGGTCGTTTGACGATTATACAGTAGATGAACTTGAAGAATTTTGGCAGCAAGCAAAACGAATTGGAGGAAACCAAGATGAGACTTGA
- a CDS encoding RNA-binding S4 domain-containing protein has product MRLDKFLKVSRLIKRRTLAKQVADQGRITIDGKVAKASSDVAPGNELAIRFGQKIVTVKVNELKASTKKEDAAMMYTIMKEEKLEKVDPEFVDDED; this is encoded by the coding sequence ATGAGACTTGATAAATTCTTGAAAGTGTCACGGTTAATCAAAAGAAGAACCCTTGCAAAACAAGTAGCGGACCAGGGCCGTATTACGATTGACGGCAAAGTGGCGAAAGCGTCGTCTGATGTGGCGCCGGGAAATGAACTTGCCATTCGCTTCGGGCAAAAGATCGTAACGGTTAAGGTAAATGAGCTGAAGGCATCTACGAAAAAAGAAGATGCTGCTATGATGTACACGATCATGAAGGAAGAGAAACTTGAAAAAGTGGACCCTGAATTTGTAGATGATGAAGACTGA
- the yabP gene encoding sporulation protein YabP — translation MQIQTESPAYTIPSGDHVVTMRNRKRMDLTSVKTIDRFDQEEFLVRTSQGMLTIKGEELRIVHLDVDKGLLTLEGSVATLQYDEEETGSRNFLHKLFG, via the coding sequence ATGCAAATTCAAACTGAAAGCCCAGCTTACACAATTCCATCCGGTGATCACGTCGTGACCATGCGGAACCGCAAACGAATGGATCTTACATCTGTTAAAACGATCGACCGGTTTGACCAGGAAGAGTTCTTAGTCCGCACATCGCAAGGGATGCTTACCATTAAAGGGGAAGAATTACGCATCGTTCACTTGGATGTGGACAAGGGACTTCTCACTCTTGAGGGATCTGTTGCCACGCTTCAGTACGATGAAGAAGAGACAGGTTCACGTAATTTCCTCCATAAATTGTTCGGATGA
- the yabQ gene encoding spore cortex biosynthesis protein YabQ, whose translation MSISAQFVSLLAMMGTGIIAGAFMDMLGTGIANTGKASIIRKSAIWLETLGWLLAGCFAFAVLFVFRDGAWRMYDPLAQLSGLLLYATVFHKPFRLLGRIIIAVLIRPILFVFRILFWFIRYIFRVIQAIILLVFRPFQFIYNRFFRYHFKKKPK comes from the coding sequence ATGAGCATCTCCGCGCAGTTTGTGAGCTTGCTTGCGATGATGGGAACGGGAATCATCGCAGGCGCATTCATGGATATGCTGGGAACGGGGATTGCCAATACAGGGAAGGCGTCCATAATTCGCAAAAGCGCCATTTGGCTTGAAACACTGGGGTGGCTGCTTGCAGGATGCTTCGCATTTGCTGTGTTGTTTGTTTTTCGAGATGGGGCGTGGCGGATGTACGACCCGCTCGCCCAACTGTCGGGATTGCTGCTGTATGCAACAGTTTTCCATAAACCCTTTAGACTTTTAGGAAGAATTATTATTGCAGTGCTCATCCGTCCGATTCTATTCGTTTTCCGGATTTTATTTTGGTTCATCCGATATATATTCCGAGTGATTCAAGCGATAATTTTGCTTGTATTCCGGCCCTTTCAATTCATTTACAATAGATTTTTCAGATATCACTTCAAAAAAAAGCCAAAGTAA
- a CDS encoding FtsB family cell division protein, with protein sequence MEQKARKVSSSSVASIETEYVRSMQRKEDWRRKQKKRLKVKLLIFAMIVVVTFGGIASYNHQQKKMLASKQQEKQELIEQLAVKTSEQEQLKKQLLKLDDEEYIAKLARKEYFVSNKNEIIFSLPEGKKKLNKKDDGKE encoded by the coding sequence ATGGAGCAAAAGGCTAGGAAGGTTTCTTCCTCATCGGTTGCATCGATTGAAACTGAATATGTCCGCTCCATGCAACGAAAAGAGGACTGGCGGCGTAAGCAGAAAAAGCGGCTTAAAGTGAAGCTGCTCATTTTTGCAATGATTGTTGTCGTCACATTCGGAGGCATTGCGAGCTACAATCACCAACAGAAAAAGATGTTGGCCTCAAAACAACAAGAAAAACAGGAACTGATCGAACAGCTGGCCGTTAAGACTAGTGAGCAGGAACAACTGAAGAAACAGTTGTTGAAACTGGATGACGAAGAGTACATTGCAAAGCTTGCACGTAAGGAATACTTCGTTTCCAACAAGAATGAAATTATCTTTTCCCTTCCGGAAGGGAAGAAAAAATTAAACAAAAAAGACGACGGAAAAGAGTAG
- a CDS encoding S1 domain-containing RNA-binding protein: MSIEVGSKLEGKVTGITNFGAFVELPTGVTGLVHISEVADNYVKDINDHLKVGDMVEVKVMNVGSDGKIGLSIRKAKPESEQRPQRPQRPSRPRQGGGRPPERPENFETKMAKFMKDSEERLTTLKRATESKRGGRGARRG, from the coding sequence ATGTCAATTGAAGTAGGCAGCAAATTAGAGGGTAAAGTGACAGGGATTACAAATTTTGGGGCATTCGTTGAATTGCCAACCGGCGTAACAGGACTCGTCCACATCAGTGAAGTGGCAGACAACTACGTCAAAGATATTAATGACCATTTAAAAGTCGGCGACATGGTTGAAGTGAAAGTCATGAACGTCGGTTCTGATGGCAAGATTGGCTTGTCGATCCGGAAAGCAAAACCGGAATCGGAACAACGGCCGCAGCGCCCGCAGCGACCGTCACGCCCTCGTCAGGGTGGGGGACGTCCTCCTGAGCGTCCAGAGAATTTCGAGACAAAAATGGCGAAATTCATGAAGGACAGCGAGGAACGTCTAACAACACTTAAGCGAGCAACTGAGTCAAAACGCGGAGGACGCGGAGCACGCAGAGGCTAA